The Nocardioides sp. S-1144 genome includes a region encoding these proteins:
- a CDS encoding fatty acid desaturase family protein, protein MTALQRKPHHQVAHLTDDDVEAIAAELDRLRQGVLDDRGARDAAYIRRVIAVQRSLELGGRVVLLAAGRRRPAWVLGTACLALAKILDNMEIGHNVLHGQWDWMRDPKIHSTTWDWDHASPPEQWKRSHNQEHHVHTNILGKDNDLGYGILRVDEDQQWRPRHLAQPLWNLVNACFFEYGIALYDLGFGEAIRSGEGLSPELRGRAGATLAQARRQVVKDFLIHPLLAGPGWRSTLTANLTANLVRNVWSHSVIMCGHFPEGVETFEQESLSPDESRGEWYLRQMLGSANISGPPLLHLLAGNLSHQIEHHLFPDLPSNRYQEIAPAVRRLLERHGLRYHSAPLPRQVASAWHKVLRLALPNDWLATTTPRNLPGQLRSLWRYRDRPTWAAG, encoded by the coding sequence ATGACGGCCCTCCAGCGCAAGCCGCACCACCAGGTCGCCCACCTGACCGACGACGACGTCGAGGCCATCGCGGCCGAGCTCGACCGCCTCCGACAGGGCGTCCTGGACGACCGGGGTGCCCGCGACGCCGCCTACATCCGCCGCGTGATCGCCGTCCAGCGCAGCCTGGAGCTCGGTGGCCGCGTCGTGCTGCTGGCGGCGGGACGGCGCCGTCCCGCCTGGGTGCTGGGCACCGCCTGCCTCGCGCTGGCCAAGATCCTCGACAACATGGAGATCGGGCACAACGTCCTGCACGGGCAGTGGGACTGGATGCGCGACCCGAAGATCCACTCGACCACCTGGGACTGGGACCACGCCTCGCCGCCCGAGCAGTGGAAGCGGTCGCACAACCAGGAGCACCACGTCCACACCAACATCCTCGGCAAGGACAACGACCTCGGCTACGGCATCCTCCGCGTCGACGAGGACCAGCAGTGGCGGCCGCGGCACCTGGCCCAGCCCCTGTGGAACCTGGTCAACGCCTGCTTCTTCGAGTACGGCATCGCCCTGTACGACCTCGGCTTCGGCGAGGCCATCCGCTCCGGCGAGGGCCTCTCGCCCGAGCTGCGGGGACGGGCGGGGGCGACCCTGGCCCAGGCCCGGCGCCAGGTCGTGAAGGACTTCCTCATCCACCCCCTGCTGGCCGGGCCGGGGTGGCGCTCCACCCTCACCGCCAACCTCACCGCCAACCTGGTGCGGAACGTGTGGAGCCACTCGGTGATCATGTGCGGCCACTTCCCCGAGGGCGTCGAGACGTTCGAGCAGGAGTCGCTGTCCCCCGACGAGAGCCGGGGCGAGTGGTACCTGCGCCAGATGCTCGGCTCGGCCAACATCAGTGGGCCGCCGCTGCTGCACCTGCTCGCCGGCAACCTCTCCCACCAGATCGAGCACCACCTGTTCCCGGACCTGCCCAGCAACCGCTACCAGGAGATCGCCCCGGCGGTGCGACGGCTCCTCGAGCGCCACGGCCTGCGCTACCACAGCGCCCCCCTGCCCCGGCAGGTCGCCAGCGCCTGGCACAAGGTCCTGCGCCTGGCGCTGCCCAACGACTGGCTCGCCACCACCACGCCCCGGAACCTCCCGGGGCAGCTGCGCTCGCTGTGGCGGTACCGCGACCGACCGACCTGGGCCGCCGGGTGA
- a CDS encoding MBL fold metallo-hydrolase: MDDHIEASLEFIGTATTILRLGPFTVLTDPNFLHRGQRAYLGKGMWSRRRTEPHLQPDALPDLDLVLLSHLHGDHFDRVARGSLDPGTPVLTTVRAARTLRRWGFRETRGLQTWQSDEVSSGDWTLRVTSAPGTHAPGPVRHLLPTVMGSVLELHRSGTVVRRVYVTGDTLFRPWLRDVVERTGPLDTAVTHLGGTRILGLTVTMDAAQGADLVELLRPRETVPVHFDDYPVFRSPLQDFVDTWSARDLPGTLRTVTIGDRIDLG; encoded by the coding sequence ATGGACGACCACATCGAGGCGTCGCTGGAGTTCATCGGCACGGCGACCACCATCCTGCGACTCGGGCCCTTCACCGTGCTCACCGACCCGAACTTCCTGCACCGCGGTCAGCGCGCCTACCTGGGCAAGGGGATGTGGTCGCGTCGTCGCACCGAGCCGCACCTGCAACCCGACGCCCTCCCCGACCTCGACCTCGTCCTCCTCTCCCACCTGCACGGCGACCACTTCGACCGCGTCGCGCGGGGCTCGCTCGACCCGGGCACCCCGGTCCTCACCACGGTGCGGGCCGCCCGGACCCTGCGCCGCTGGGGGTTCCGTGAGACCCGTGGGCTGCAGACCTGGCAGAGCGACGAGGTGTCGTCGGGCGACTGGACCCTGCGCGTCACCTCCGCACCCGGGACGCACGCCCCGGGTCCGGTGCGCCACCTGCTCCCCACCGTGATGGGCAGCGTGCTCGAGCTGCACCGCTCCGGCACCGTGGTGCGGCGCGTGTACGTCACCGGCGACACCCTGTTCCGGCCTTGGCTGCGGGACGTCGTGGAGCGGACCGGCCCCCTCGACACCGCGGTCACGCACCTGGGGGGTACCCGCATCCTCGGGCTGACCGTCACCATGGACGCCGCCCAGGGGGCCGACCTCGTCGAGCTGCTCCGTCCTCGCGAGACCGTGCCGGTGCACTTCGACGACTACCCGGTCTTCCGCTCGCCGCTCCAGGACTTCGTCGACACGTGGTCGGCCCGCGACCTGCCGGGCACGCTCCGCACCGTCACGATAGGCGACCGCATCGACCTCGGCTGA
- a CDS encoding SDR family NAD(P)-dependent oxidoreductase, with protein sequence MADRPVLLVTGASSGIGRATVLAAAEQGRHVVLVARGAGPLEETAEECRARGAASALTVPLDVGDDDAVADLVASVLRRHGRLDAVVGCAGVVAYGRTESVPVEVFDAVLRTNLTGSVNLARHVVPVLRRQGAGSLLLVGSVVGHLAVPMMSPYVLSKWGVRALARQLAVENRDRPGVQIGYVAPGGVDTPIYRQAANYAGYAGRPPPPVSSPERAARQVLARLEQPWRPAQLSLANDVLRFGFSFLPLLYDRLVGPAFPVGATDLATRADPGPGNVLTPSEGGNRLRGGYPGAAGRLRANLRLRRRLPDLG encoded by the coding sequence GTGGCCGATCGACCCGTCCTCCTCGTGACCGGCGCGTCCAGCGGCATCGGCCGCGCGACCGTCCTGGCCGCCGCCGAGCAGGGCCGCCACGTCGTCCTCGTCGCACGCGGGGCGGGGCCCCTGGAGGAGACCGCGGAGGAGTGCCGGGCCCGCGGCGCCGCCTCGGCGCTGACGGTGCCCCTCGACGTCGGCGACGACGACGCGGTCGCCGACCTGGTGGCCTCCGTCCTGCGGCGCCACGGGCGCCTCGACGCCGTGGTCGGCTGTGCCGGCGTCGTCGCCTACGGCCGGACCGAGTCCGTGCCCGTCGAGGTCTTCGACGCCGTCCTGCGCACGAACCTCACCGGGTCGGTCAACCTGGCCCGTCACGTCGTGCCCGTGCTGCGCCGGCAGGGCGCCGGGTCGCTCCTGCTCGTCGGGTCGGTCGTCGGGCACCTCGCGGTGCCGATGATGAGCCCCTACGTCCTGAGCAAGTGGGGGGTCCGGGCGCTGGCCCGCCAGCTCGCCGTCGAGAACCGCGACCGCCCCGGCGTCCAGATCGGCTACGTCGCCCCGGGCGGGGTGGACACCCCGATCTACCGCCAGGCCGCCAACTACGCCGGGTACGCCGGCCGCCCGCCCCCGCCGGTCTCGTCGCCCGAGCGGGCGGCGCGCCAGGTCCTGGCCCGGCTGGAGCAGCCCTGGCGGCCGGCCCAGCTGAGCCTCGCCAACGACGTCCTGCGGTTCGGGTTCTCCTTCCTGCCGCTCCTCTACGACCGTCTCGTCGGGCCGGCCTTCCCCGTCGGCGCGACCGACCTCGCCACCCGGGCCGACCCGGGCCCGGGCAACGTGCTGACGCCCTCCGAGGGGGGCAACCGGCTGCGCGGCGGGTACCCCGGGGCGGCCGGCCGGCTCCGGGCCAACCTCCGGCTGCGCCGGCGGCTCCCCGACCTGGGGTGA
- a CDS encoding crotonase/enoyl-CoA hydratase family protein — protein sequence MSRPGRAARAVRSARALGDVARLVAREPGLVKDVVGGALPEPLRRLAGLGGPQDDAPGADLAAGPDPVPPELEGHLRSIAADTVLDASPAATRELVGDLGLQEAWLTLHAGWRGSAPGPAVEGTRHGQQLKIMGIPAEVTWTVLRADDDVLVLDGTGPMGLRLGLAATITPVGRRTRVALHAGLSGDPVKGPLGASVSRSIAEALRLSLDNLRAHAAAAGPTTASSGFTTGRAVLHRASGLRLDPRTPVIVGVGQVVQRDPSAPWREPADLAAAAVQRAAEDSGTPRAADLLASADSVYAVASASWQYRDLAAVVAARVGAEPSVTLQTARFGGDGGQLVINEAARAIGAGEAGVVLVLGAEAGASLARAQREGTTPAWTEQDAATRPTRSLGSEREANTELEGRVGLGAPVYNYALMESALRARDGSTKQAHQEKITRLWASLSEVAATNEHAWLPTSFTAEELATTGPDNRPVTSPYPKLLCANLQVDLASGTILTSVAAAERAGVPQEQWVFPHAGAAAHDEWFVSERATLAGSPAVRAVGAALAAHTGRAIADVEVVDLYSCFPAAVQIAAHELGLPVGDPARPLSVAGGLTFAGGPGNNYGGHAVAAVVARLRREPEAFALTTSLGWYATKHAAALLSATPPTVPFADLRPTVPIEPRRPAVGEWEGPAVVEACTVSHDRAGAPEWAILSAITADGSRGLVRVTDVDLVRRLESEDPLGWTVALAGEDLVVLAEGRAELPSPPPLPVLVEDHGPVRVITLDRPEHRNAIDLATAELLERVVDAFEADDSVRVAILTGGTSVFSAGMDLRAAATGQFPITERRGPLGMTGLPLTKPLIAAVEGPALAGGCELALAADLIVAATDATFGLPEPRRGLAAAAGGVLRLTERLPRNVAMQMALTGEPVPARRLHDLGLVNVLAEPGAVLQAALDLAGSIAANAPLSVEVSREIVCAAPGWGVEEAFARQADLAGRALGSADAVEGVRAFAEGRAPVWTGR from the coding sequence GTGAGCCGCCCCGGGCGGGCCGCGCGGGCGGTCCGGTCGGCGAGGGCCCTCGGCGACGTCGCCCGGCTGGTCGCCCGCGAGCCCGGCCTCGTCAAGGACGTCGTCGGCGGGGCCCTCCCGGAGCCGCTGCGGCGGCTCGCGGGCCTGGGCGGGCCGCAGGACGACGCGCCGGGCGCCGACCTCGCCGCGGGGCCGGACCCGGTCCCACCCGAGCTCGAGGGACACCTGCGCTCCATCGCGGCCGACACCGTGCTCGACGCGAGCCCCGCCGCGACCCGGGAGCTCGTCGGCGACCTCGGCCTCCAGGAGGCGTGGCTGACCCTGCACGCCGGCTGGCGCGGCTCGGCGCCGGGCCCCGCGGTCGAGGGAACCCGCCACGGGCAGCAGCTCAAGATCATGGGCATCCCCGCCGAGGTGACCTGGACCGTGCTGCGGGCCGACGACGACGTCCTCGTGCTCGACGGCACGGGGCCCATGGGCCTCCGGCTGGGGCTCGCGGCGACGATCACCCCCGTGGGTCGCAGGACCCGGGTGGCCCTCCACGCCGGCCTCTCCGGGGACCCCGTCAAGGGGCCCCTGGGGGCCTCCGTCAGCCGGAGCATCGCCGAGGCGCTCCGGCTGTCGCTCGACAACCTCCGGGCCCACGCCGCCGCGGCGGGTCCGACCACCGCCTCGTCGGGGTTCACGACCGGCCGGGCGGTCCTGCACCGGGCCTCCGGGCTCCGGCTGGACCCGCGGACGCCGGTGATCGTCGGCGTCGGCCAGGTCGTCCAGCGCGACCCGTCCGCCCCGTGGCGCGAGCCGGCGGACCTGGCGGCCGCCGCCGTGCAGCGCGCCGCCGAGGACTCGGGGACGCCGCGGGCCGCCGACCTGCTCGCCTCCGCGGACTCCGTGTACGCCGTCGCCAGCGCGTCGTGGCAGTACCGGGACCTGGCCGCGGTCGTGGCCGCCCGGGTCGGCGCCGAGCCGTCGGTGACCCTGCAGACGGCACGGTTCGGGGGTGACGGCGGTCAGCTGGTGATCAACGAGGCCGCCCGGGCGATCGGCGCCGGCGAGGCCGGCGTCGTGCTGGTGCTCGGCGCCGAGGCGGGCGCCAGCCTGGCGCGCGCCCAGCGCGAGGGGACCACGCCCGCCTGGACCGAGCAGGACGCCGCCACCCGCCCGACCCGCTCGCTCGGCTCCGAGCGCGAGGCCAACACCGAGCTCGAGGGCCGGGTCGGCCTCGGCGCCCCCGTCTACAACTACGCCCTCATGGAGTCGGCGCTGCGAGCGCGCGACGGCAGCACGAAGCAGGCGCACCAGGAGAAGATCACCCGGCTGTGGGCGTCGCTGTCCGAGGTCGCCGCCACCAACGAGCACGCCTGGCTCCCGACGTCCTTCACCGCCGAGGAGCTGGCCACGACCGGCCCGGACAACCGCCCGGTGACCTCGCCGTACCCGAAGCTGCTCTGCGCGAACCTCCAGGTCGACCTGGCCAGCGGCACCATCCTCACCAGCGTCGCGGCGGCGGAGCGGGCCGGCGTCCCCCAGGAGCAGTGGGTCTTCCCCCACGCCGGCGCGGCCGCCCACGACGAGTGGTTCGTCTCCGAGCGGGCCACCCTCGCCGGCTCGCCCGCCGTCCGGGCCGTCGGTGCGGCGCTGGCGGCGCACACCGGGCGGGCGATCGCCGACGTGGAGGTCGTCGACCTGTACTCGTGCTTCCCGGCTGCCGTCCAGATCGCCGCCCACGAGCTGGGCCTACCGGTCGGCGACCCCGCCCGCCCGCTCTCGGTGGCCGGCGGTCTCACCTTCGCGGGAGGACCGGGCAACAACTACGGGGGTCACGCCGTGGCCGCCGTCGTGGCGCGGTTGCGCCGCGAGCCCGAGGCGTTCGCCCTGACCACCTCGCTCGGCTGGTACGCGACCAAGCACGCCGCCGCGCTGCTCTCGGCCACGCCGCCGACCGTGCCGTTCGCGGACCTGCGCCCCACCGTGCCGATCGAGCCGCGCCGACCCGCCGTGGGCGAGTGGGAGGGACCGGCCGTCGTGGAGGCGTGCACGGTGTCCCACGACCGGGCCGGCGCCCCGGAGTGGGCGATCCTCAGCGCCATCACCGCCGACGGCTCCCGGGGCCTGGTCCGGGTGACCGACGTCGACCTGGTCCGGCGCCTGGAGTCCGAGGACCCCCTCGGGTGGACCGTCGCCCTGGCGGGCGAGGACCTGGTCGTCCTCGCGGAGGGCCGGGCCGAGCTGCCCTCGCCCCCGCCCCTGCCGGTCCTGGTCGAGGACCACGGACCGGTGCGGGTGATCACGCTCGACCGCCCGGAGCACCGCAACGCCATCGACCTCGCGACCGCGGAGCTGCTCGAACGGGTCGTGGACGCCTTCGAGGCCGACGACTCGGTCCGGGTCGCGATCCTGACCGGCGGCACGAGCGTGTTCAGCGCCGGGATGGACCTCAGGGCCGCGGCCACCGGGCAGTTCCCGATCACCGAGAGGCGCGGCCCCCTCGGCATGACCGGCCTCCCGCTCACCAAGCCGCTGATCGCCGCGGTCGAGGGTCCGGCGCTGGCCGGTGGGTGCGAGCTTGCGCTCGCCGCCGACCTGATCGTCGCCGCCACCGACGCGACGTTCGGGCTCCCCGAACCCCGACGCGGGCTCGCCGCCGCCGCGGGCGGCGTCCTGCGCCTGACCGAGCGCCTCCCGCGCAACGTCGCCATGCAGATGGCGCTGACCGGCGAGCCGGTCCCGGCCCGGCGCCTCCACGACCTCGGTCTCGTCAACGTCCTGGCCGAGCCGGGCGCCGTCCTCCAGGCGGCCCTCGACCTGGCCGGCTCGATCGCCGCCAACGCACCCCTGTCGGTGGAGGTCAGCCGCGAGATCGTCTGCGCGGCCCCCGGCTGGGGCGTCGAGGAGGCCTTCGCCCGCCAGGCGGACCTGGCCGGCCGGGCGCTGGGCTCGGCGGACGCCGTCGAGGGGGTGCGCGCCTTCGCCGAGGGACGCGCGCCGGTGTGGACCGGCCGCTGA
- a CDS encoding acyl-CoA dehydrogenase family protein: MQELQTPERQALRESTHRFVSREVTPHLEQWERDGAVPRSLHARAAEAGLLGVGFAEEVGGAGGDAVDVLVLTEAWFEAGASSGAHAALFTHGIALPHLVEVGDPHLTASFVVPTLAGNMIGALGMTEPDGGSDVSALRTTAVRDGDHYVVNGAKTFITSGTRADFVTTAVRTGGPGAGGVSLLVVPTDLPGFTVSRRLDKMGWLCSDTAELSFTDCRVPVANLVGQENGGFALIANAFAAERIGLAVHAYGLAARSLELAVQHARTRSTFGKPLISRQVVRHKLVEMHEQIEVVRTYTRSVAVRQAAGEHLFAEAVVAKNQAVEVAKRVVDEAVQLHGGTGYMRESEIERHYRDNRVLGIGGGATEVMRDLAAKLLGFA; this comes from the coding sequence ATGCAGGAGCTCCAGACCCCCGAGCGGCAGGCACTGCGCGAGAGCACACACCGGTTCGTGAGCCGCGAGGTGACCCCCCACCTCGAGCAGTGGGAGCGGGACGGCGCCGTCCCGCGCAGCCTGCACGCGCGCGCGGCCGAGGCGGGGCTGCTCGGCGTCGGCTTCGCCGAGGAGGTCGGCGGTGCCGGGGGTGACGCGGTCGACGTCCTGGTGCTGACCGAGGCCTGGTTCGAGGCGGGGGCCAGCTCCGGGGCGCACGCCGCCCTCTTCACCCACGGGATCGCCCTGCCGCACCTGGTCGAGGTGGGCGACCCGCACCTCACCGCGAGCTTCGTCGTCCCGACGCTGGCCGGGAACATGATCGGCGCGCTGGGGATGACCGAGCCCGACGGCGGCTCCGACGTCTCCGCGCTGCGGACCACGGCGGTCCGCGACGGCGACCACTACGTCGTCAACGGGGCGAAGACCTTCATCACCTCCGGCACCCGGGCGGACTTCGTGACGACCGCCGTCCGCACCGGGGGCCCCGGCGCCGGGGGTGTCAGCCTGCTCGTCGTCCCGACCGACCTGCCCGGGTTCACCGTCTCGCGCCGGCTCGACAAGATGGGCTGGCTCTGCTCGGACACCGCGGAGCTGTCGTTCACCGACTGCCGGGTGCCGGTCGCGAACCTGGTCGGGCAGGAGAACGGCGGCTTCGCGCTCATCGCGAACGCCTTCGCGGCCGAGCGGATCGGGCTCGCGGTCCACGCCTACGGCCTCGCCGCACGAAGCCTGGAGCTCGCCGTGCAGCACGCGCGCACCCGGTCCACCTTCGGCAAGCCCCTGATCTCGCGCCAGGTCGTGCGGCACAAGCTCGTCGAGATGCACGAGCAGATCGAGGTCGTCCGCACCTACACCCGCTCCGTCGCCGTCCGGCAGGCCGCGGGCGAGCACCTGTTCGCCGAGGCCGTGGTCGCCAAGAACCAGGCCGTCGAGGTCGCCAAGCGCGTCGTCGACGAGGCCGTCCAGCTGCACGGCGGGACGGGCTACATGCGCGAGTCCGAGATCGAGCGCCACTACCGCGACAATCGGGTCCTGGGCATCGGCGGCGGCGCCACCGAGGTCATGCGGGACCTGGCGGCCAAGCTGCTGGGGTTCGCGTGA
- a CDS encoding TetR/AcrR family transcriptional regulator, giving the protein MPRTDPASQPPVRRTQEQRRTETRARLLDAAVECLLELGYSSMTVAEVQERAGVARGTLLHHFPTKNELVVGAMGHLAARRVDQFRAEAELIPPAKDRLEALVDLAWSGLHDPAFFSAAELWVAARTDPDLRAALLPVEAVAFADLQDGLTAVLGPAYADDPRTPTLVGMTIDLLTGLSLAAMLTGDLGERRKLLVRWKRALGVLFGELAPDELVGPRPGS; this is encoded by the coding sequence GTGCCCAGGACCGACCCGGCGTCGCAGCCACCGGTTCGCCGGACCCAGGAGCAGCGCCGGACCGAGACCCGCGCCCGGCTGCTCGACGCCGCTGTGGAGTGCCTCCTCGAGCTCGGCTACTCCTCGATGACGGTCGCCGAGGTGCAGGAGCGGGCGGGCGTGGCGCGCGGGACCCTGCTCCACCACTTCCCCACCAAGAACGAGCTGGTGGTGGGGGCGATGGGCCACCTGGCCGCCCGGCGCGTCGACCAGTTCCGCGCCGAGGCCGAGCTCATCCCCCCGGCCAAGGACCGGCTGGAGGCGCTGGTCGACCTGGCCTGGAGCGGCCTGCACGACCCCGCCTTCTTCAGCGCGGCCGAGCTCTGGGTGGCGGCCCGGACCGACCCCGACCTGCGGGCGGCCCTGCTGCCCGTCGAGGCGGTCGCCTTCGCCGACCTCCAGGACGGGCTGACCGCCGTCCTGGGCCCCGCCTACGCCGACGACCCCAGGACCCCGACGCTGGTCGGCATGACCATCGACCTGCTCACCGGGCTGTCCCTGGCCGCGATGCTGACCGGCGACCTCGGTGAGCGGCGCAAGCTCCTGGTGCGGTGGAAGCGGGCGCTGGGCGTGCTGTTCGGCGAGCTCGCCCCCGACGAGCTGGTCGGACCCCGCCCCGGGTCCTGA
- a CDS encoding thiolase family protein — protein sequence MPDAYLYAAARTPFGRFGGALSDVRPDDLAATALAGVLARVPDLDPARIGDVVWGNANGAGEDNRNVGRMAVLLAGLPTSVPATTVNRLCGSSLDAAIMGARAIEVGDAEVVVAGGVESMTRAPWVFPKPSRGFPAGNVTGVSTTLGWRLVNERMPAAWTVSLGEGNELLAERFAISRERQDEFAVRSHDLADAAWTAGFYDELVVPVAGVDLARDEGIRPGSSTERLAGLKPSFRTVEQGGTITAANASPLNDGASAVLLASGDAGLGTAPLARVAGRGVHALDPQDFGFAPVQAANRALARAGIGWSDVGAVELNEAFAVQSLACVDAWGIDPAIVNTQGGAIAIGHPLGASGTRILGTLAHRLAGSGERWGVAAICIGVGQALAVVLENAA from the coding sequence GTGCCCGACGCCTACCTCTACGCCGCCGCCCGGACGCCGTTCGGCCGCTTCGGCGGCGCGCTGTCCGACGTCCGCCCCGACGACCTGGCCGCGACCGCGCTCGCCGGGGTCCTCGCCCGGGTCCCCGACCTCGACCCGGCCCGGATCGGCGACGTCGTCTGGGGCAACGCCAACGGAGCGGGGGAGGACAACCGCAACGTGGGCCGGATGGCCGTCCTGCTGGCGGGCCTGCCGACGTCGGTGCCGGCCACGACGGTCAACCGGCTCTGCGGCTCCTCGCTCGACGCCGCGATCATGGGCGCGCGCGCCATCGAGGTCGGCGATGCCGAGGTCGTGGTCGCCGGCGGGGTGGAGTCGATGACCCGCGCCCCCTGGGTGTTTCCCAAGCCGTCGCGCGGCTTCCCGGCCGGCAACGTCACCGGGGTGTCGACCACCCTCGGGTGGCGGCTGGTCAACGAGCGCATGCCGGCCGCGTGGACGGTCTCCCTGGGGGAGGGCAACGAGCTGCTCGCCGAGCGCTTCGCCATCTCGCGCGAGCGGCAGGACGAGTTCGCCGTCCGCTCGCACGACCTCGCCGACGCCGCGTGGACGGCGGGGTTCTACGACGAGCTCGTCGTGCCGGTCGCGGGGGTCGACCTGGCGCGGGACGAGGGGATCCGGCCCGGCTCGAGCACGGAGCGGCTCGCCGGCCTGAAGCCCTCGTTCCGCACGGTCGAGCAGGGCGGCACGATCACGGCCGCCAACGCCTCGCCGCTCAACGACGGTGCCTCCGCGGTGCTGCTCGCGTCGGGGGACGCCGGCCTCGGCACCGCACCGCTGGCGCGGGTCGCCGGGCGCGGCGTCCACGCCCTCGACCCGCAGGACTTCGGCTTCGCGCCCGTCCAGGCGGCGAACCGGGCCCTGGCCCGGGCCGGGATCGGCTGGTCCGACGTCGGCGCGGTCGAGCTCAACGAGGCCTTCGCGGTGCAGTCCCTGGCCTGCGTCGACGCCTGGGGGATCGACCCGGCGATCGTCAACACCCAGGGCGGGGCGATCGCGATCGGCCACCCGCTGGGCGCCAGCGGCACCCGCATTCTGGGCACCCTCGCCCACCGCCTGGCCGGCAGCGGCGAGCGCTGGGGCGTCGCGGCGATCTGCATCGGCGTCGGGCAGGCCCTCGCCGTCGTCCTGGAGAACGCGGCGTGA
- a CDS encoding MarR family winged helix-turn-helix transcriptional regulator, with product MSEPDWLDDDERAAWVRLAAILQLLPGVLDSQLRRDSGLTHFDYYTLAMLSESPARTLRMTALAAQTHATLPRLSHVVKRLEERGLVARFPCPDDARATNVRLSEEGWRAVRAAAPGHVATVRHHVVDVLTPEQVDQLTAIGSALLTRLDPEGAMAEVYRRYDP from the coding sequence GTGAGCGAACCCGACTGGCTGGACGACGACGAGCGGGCCGCGTGGGTGCGCCTGGCGGCGATCCTCCAGCTGCTGCCCGGCGTGCTGGACTCGCAGCTGCGGCGCGACTCCGGTCTCACGCACTTCGACTACTACACCCTCGCCATGCTGTCGGAGTCGCCCGCGCGCACCCTGCGGATGACCGCGCTGGCGGCGCAGACCCACGCGACGCTCCCCCGGCTCTCCCACGTGGTGAAGCGGCTCGAGGAGCGCGGCCTCGTGGCCCGGTTCCCGTGCCCGGACGACGCCCGGGCCACCAACGTCCGGCTGAGCGAGGAGGGGTGGCGGGCCGTGCGGGCCGCGGCTCCCGGGCACGTCGCGACGGTGCGGCACCACGTCGTCGACGTCCTCACCCCCGAGCAGGTCGACCAGCTCACCGCGATCGGCAGCGCGCTGCTCACCCGGCTGGACCCCGAGGGCGCGATGGCCGAGGTCTATCGGCGCTACGACCCCTGA
- a CDS encoding dioxygenase family protein: MSTTVPRSSTALADARIPVNHPFAAHLARAAAAERRAAHRAWTPDDGPLPSLYLSHGAPMLFEMTDWMTQLHTWARDLPRPRAILIVSAHWESAPLSLSATAPSELVYDFGGFDPMYFQMRYDTPVATGLAATVAAMMPDAEPVHEHRSRGLDHGAWVPLKIMYPEADVPVLQLSMPTHDPARLLDLGRRLRGLREEGVLVVGSGYMTHGLPHLDWSRPDQVPGWSSDFDLWAADALARGDVDSLSDFRHQAPGMPYAHPTVEHFTPLFVTLGASADPGAAPTTTIDGYAIGLAKRSFQSA, translated from the coding sequence ATGAGCACCACCGTCCCGCGCAGCAGCACCGCTCTCGCCGACGCCCGCATCCCGGTGAACCACCCCTTCGCCGCCCACCTCGCGCGCGCCGCCGCGGCCGAGCGCCGAGCGGCCCACCGGGCCTGGACCCCGGACGACGGCCCGCTGCCGAGCCTCTACCTCAGCCACGGCGCGCCGATGCTCTTCGAGATGACCGACTGGATGACCCAGCTGCACACGTGGGCGCGCGACCTGCCGCGGCCCCGCGCGATCCTCATCGTCTCCGCGCACTGGGAGTCGGCACCGCTGTCGCTGAGCGCGACCGCGCCGTCGGAGCTGGTCTACGACTTCGGCGGCTTCGACCCCATGTACTTCCAGATGCGCTACGACACCCCGGTCGCGACCGGGCTCGCGGCGACGGTCGCGGCGATGATGCCCGACGCCGAGCCCGTGCACGAGCACCGCAGCCGCGGCCTCGACCACGGCGCCTGGGTGCCGCTGAAGATCATGTACCCCGAGGCCGACGTCCCGGTCCTCCAGCTCTCCATGCCGACCCACGACCCCGCACGGCTCCTCGACCTCGGACGCCGGCTGCGCGGCCTGCGCGAGGAGGGCGTCCTGGTCGTCGGCAGCGGCTACATGACCCACGGCCTGCCCCACCTCGACTGGTCACGGCCCGACCAGGTGCCGGGCTGGTCCTCGGACTTCGACCTCTGGGCCGCCGACGCCCTCGCCCGCGGCGACGTCGACTCGCTCTCCGACTTCCGCCACCAGGCGCCGGGCATGCCCTACGCCCACCCGACCGTCGAGCACTTCACCCCGCTCTTCGTCACCCTCGGCGCCTCGGCCGACCCGGGCGCCGCGCCGACGACCACCATCGACGGCTACGCCATCGGGCTGGCCAAGCGCTCCTTCCAGTCGGCCTGA
- a CDS encoding DUF6458 family protein produces MGYGFGAFLLVVGLVLALAVTDSLNGVDLTMVGWIMAAVGLVLIAITAMSWNSGRRARSVQTVTHPDGSQTVREHRATEI; encoded by the coding sequence ATGGGATACGGATTCGGAGCATTCCTGCTGGTGGTGGGCCTGGTGCTCGCCCTGGCGGTGACCGACAGCCTCAACGGGGTGGACCTCACCATGGTGGGGTGGATCATGGCGGCGGTGGGCCTGGTGCTCATCGCCATCACCGCGATGTCCTGGAACAGCGGGCGGCGGGCCCGCTCGGTCCAGACCGTCACCCACCCGGACGGCTCGCAGACGGTGCGCGAGCACCGCGCCACCGAGATCTGA